GAAGGTCTGTGGTGACTGGGTGGCTTTGTCGAAATGACCAAAACATCCCTAAACATGGGTGCTTCTCTGTGACTGGAACTCTATTTTATCCTCTCTGTGAGAAGAGGAGACATAAAGACTCCACATTTAGGAGGATGACATTATTACAGCCAAATGGGCCTGAATGTACCTTGAAATTTTTGCTCCAGCTCTGCTCGGCAGGTGGCGCCACAGTCTGTACCTGTCAGTTCCCATTTTGCTCTCATGGGGGCAGTGTTGCTCTGCTGTACCACATGAAAACCGCATTCCTGCAGTCTGGGCTCTGAGATTGGGAAAACAAGTTGGGGAGGTACTTGGAAGAGAGGCTTAAAAAGATTTAACCAAAGTAAATCCATTCTGTGTTTATAACGACTCCACATGTTGTGCTTCAGGAGTGACATTTCTAATCTAAAGGTGAAGTCAACTGTTTGAAGTTTGACACAATACTAAAGTAGGTCATGTGAGCACAGTGGGCATGAACTCGCCTGTTTTCCATGTCTGGTAGACTGGAATAGGCTGCTGTTGCACTGTGGATGTCGATTATGCAACCAGTGGATTCTAAAAATTGTAATGCACTCTGCCTggactcctctcctctcatacTTGTGGTCTCACCCCATccacatggagagagagagagagagggagaggcagagttTCCTTCCATTACAAATACATGTGGCAGCTTCCAAGTGTGGTGGTCCAGAGGCTTGAGGGGTGGCCTGTCACTGGTAGGTCGCTGGCTCAAAACCCCGGGACTCTGCTGGCAGGTAGAGGGTGTCTGGGAAAGCTCTTCATTTAAATTCAGCCATGGAGCTTTAAGGTAAGGCAGCCTTCCTTACACCCAGTCCCCTCTTCTCACCACACTGCTTCATTAGAAgacccaggtgtgtgtgtgtgtgtgtgtgtgtgtgtgtgcatggttcATTTGCTGGAGAAGGACTTGAATGCATGCATGATAGACGTCCCTTGATGGTTCTACATTCTTTCTCAGCGAGAGTCAACCCCAAAAAGCAAAACCAACTTCCACAAAATTGGTtgtgtgattaaaacaaaaaagaaagaaagaaaaaaaaaagttttgaggAGTGTGAGGGGGATTGAGGTTGGAGGGGCTGGGGTTGGATTTCAAGGCGTGGTGTTAAAGAATAGGCGGCCAACCGGTGAatggaaggttttttttttcgtgagaggaggggaggaggcggCTCCTTGCAAAAGTTTGCAGAGACTTGCGCTCGCCCCTCCCTGACCACCGCCAGCCTTTTAAACCCTGGCAAACAAGTCAGCGCGCACAGTGAAGCACTCTGGCTCAGCGCTTCTCGAGGGGAGGCAAATAAAAGCCACCTACAACTCAACAATACAAACCTATCCCCcatttttctgccttcttttACGGACTTAAACTGCACATAAACTTTTAAAGCAACTTTTCTACAACCAAAACCAGTCGTGGCACAAGTTACCGCCCGTCGCATTCAAGGATCCTGGTCGGTCCTCCATGAAAGAGGGAGCGCGGCAGCAAACTTGGGGAAAAGAGATGTCTGCGACCGTCTTGTCTGCCTTCTACGACATGGACATGCTTTACAAGGTAAAACGTTTGATAAGATATGAGGTTAAAGTGTTTGCACTCGGGGACGAAGCACTTCAGCGTAGCGTTTAGCTGACTTAGCGTACATGAGCTTTAGTGGCGTTAGCATGTGCTCAGCTGCAACAAGTTGTAACGTTGTGGGGAGAAAGGTCCGAAACATGACATGCGGACAAAATAGTCCCTGAGTTTGTTGCATTGCTAACTCTTGCCTCTTTTCTGTCCTGCAGCAAGATAAAAGCATGAACATGAACGCCCTCCACATCAACAGCATGCTGGACAAGAAAGCGGTGGGGGCTCCGGTCACGACTACGGGCTCCGGCGGCTCCTTCACGCCAGGATTTTTCCGCAGAAACTCGACTAGCAACGTGGAGGCGATGAACAACGGCAACAAATACTCAATGGGCTCCTACAGCAGCCTGAAGGAGAACACACcgagcagcaacagcagcgcCACGGCCCTCATGAACAAGGAGAACAAGTTCCGCGATCGCGCTTACATTGAGAACGGAGAACGGGCTGTGCTCCAGCAGAAGCCCGGCTCCCAGATCAACTCCACCCGCTACAAGACCGAGCTGTGCCGGCCCTTCGAGGAGAACGGGTCCTGCAAGTACGGGGAGAAATGTCAGTTTGCTCACGGCTACCACGAGTTGAGGAGCTTGTCCCGCCACCCTAAGTACAAAACTGAGCCGTGCCGCACCTTCCACACCATCGGTTTCTGTCCTTACGGCCCCCGGTGTCACTTTATCCACAACGCAGACGAGCGCCGGCCTGCTCCGGCCGCCAACGCTAACGTGCAGGCGGGTGAGGCCAGGTCGGCTCGGGAGCTGTGTGGCTACGGCCACAGGGAGGTCCTGCCGCCGCAGCAGCTCGGCTACACCCAGAGGGACAGACCAAAGCTTCACCACAGCCTCAGCTTCTCTGGCTTCTCCACCCACCACGGACTCGAGTCTCCCCTGCTCGACAGCCCAACGTCCCGAACCCCACCGCCACCCACCACTGCCTCCTCCTGCACCTCTGCCTCCAGCTTCTACGAGGAGGTGCTTTCCCCCAACTCCGTGTCCTGCATCAACAGTGCCTTCTCCTTCCCCAGACAGGACCATAAAACCTTACTGCCCCTCCTGGCTGTGCACACCCCCAGCAGCTACGCCAACAACCACTCCACCGGTGCCTACTACGGGAACATGCAGAGCAGCGTGTGCCCGCCCTCCCCTCCGACCTACAACATGAGCCACTTGCAGGCGCTGCGTCGCCTCAGCGAGTCGCCGGTGTTCGAGCCTCCTCCCAGCCCGCCAGACTCGCTCTCTGACCGGGAGAGTTATGCGAGCGGGTCCCTCAGCTCTTCCGGGAGCCTCAGCGGCTCCGAGTCCCCGACTCTGGACGCTGGAAGACGTTTGCCAATCTTCAGCAGGCTGTCGATTTCAGACGACTAACCgtgttatgttttcatgtggATTTATGGACGGGTCAGGCAGGGTGGTAGAGGAGCCAGGCGGTGTCAGTGACTGAGGTTGACTGTCCTTTTAAGCAGAGGATTCCCCGATTAAGCCCCCTCACCCCCAGCCCTCTGTCCCCGTTTCAGAAGGACCCACCCTGCCGAAGTGCCTTTGAGCAAGACAGTGAATCCCTAGCAGCTCCACGGGTGCTGACCCTACTCTGACCTCCCTGGAGGGGGGCAAGAGAAGAGAATTACACccacagggatcaataaagcttCATACAGTTTAAAGTGTCCTTGACCTGGCATtagtttagtattttttttttcctttttgtatgtAATATAGCTGTATTAAAACTTAGATAGCAAACAGAAGGCATTCCATCAGTGCCTTGCCCAAGGGCTCATGGCAGCCCCTTTCTCCCTTTTGCTCTATCAGGCAAGCCACACTTTTCCTGGGATTAGATGTGTGGGTAACATGACTTGACAAGAAGAAGAGACTGTAAGCGGTTTTCAGATTTCCTCCCATCCTGCCAAGAATATGCCTTGACTCAAagtaacaattttttttctttatcaaagtgtgtcattttctttcctctctgaaaGCTTCAACTTCCATTCCAGATCTGTCTTCTCTCCCAGCGCCACCCAGTGGTTCGTTTGGTTAGTCTAGTTTGTTGCTTGGTTAAAAAGCACTCTTGAGTTGGGTTTGTTTGGGGAAATCACTGCTGATGgttgaatatatatttttttagctgtttttgaGTGATTTACATAGCTGTGCATAACTGGCTATGGActatttaacttatttattatCTTGTGAAAAAAGTATAGGCTACATTGGTAATTTGTGTCCATACTGTATTTATCAAGTATGATGAAGCAATAGATCTATattcttttatgtttaaattatgATCGCCATTATTAATCTGCATAAAGTGGAGTGTATGTTCTTTTCAcagtaatatatatattttgtttttttttctcctttttgtaaCTTCACTtggttatttttattgtaaatgagtaaaaaaaaaatcttaatttaagAGAACGTAtgtgatatttatttcattaattttgtttccttgtttacgtttattaaaaagaaaagtttgcgTGATTGCTGTTTGCTCCTGAggttgtgtgtcagtgctgtagaaggtctctctttttttttttcttttttttttttttttttttataggagGATCC
This region of Scatophagus argus isolate fScaArg1 chromosome 10, fScaArg1.pri, whole genome shotgun sequence genomic DNA includes:
- the zfp36l2 gene encoding mRNA decay activator protein ZFP36L2 codes for the protein MKEGARQQTWGKEMSATVLSAFYDMDMLYKQDKSMNMNALHINSMLDKKAVGAPVTTTGSGGSFTPGFFRRNSTSNVEAMNNGNKYSMGSYSSLKENTPSSNSSATALMNKENKFRDRAYIENGERAVLQQKPGSQINSTRYKTELCRPFEENGSCKYGEKCQFAHGYHELRSLSRHPKYKTEPCRTFHTIGFCPYGPRCHFIHNADERRPAPAANANVQAGEARSARELCGYGHREVLPPQQLGYTQRDRPKLHHSLSFSGFSTHHGLESPLLDSPTSRTPPPPTTASSCTSASSFYEEVLSPNSVSCINSAFSFPRQDHKTLLPLLAVHTPSSYANNHSTGAYYGNMQSSVCPPSPPTYNMSHLQALRRLSESPVFEPPPSPPDSLSDRESYASGSLSSSGSLSGSESPTLDAGRRLPIFSRLSISDD